TGGCAGTCCAAAAGATTGGCGGTTGGAGAGTCTTGTGGGCGAAGAAGATGGGATGTTTAGATTTTTAGCGAAGTCGTAGAAAGCAAAAAAGGAAACTGAacatagcttttttttttttttttttttttcatatattttattatttattcattctttttgttttataagCCTCAACGATTCCCTTTCCTTTACcgaaaataatttttctcttttttcaacCGTTTCCCTATTCTCATTGTAGAAAACCCTTTCTCTCATTTtcagataattgaaaaaaaaaaatcattccaaTTCTAGCTTATGACTAAATTGTACTAACAATTTAGTTATTCCATGAGTTTACGAcctgtttttttttaaggatgaaGCTTccgattaataaataaataaatattattagaaccCAAAGCCACTTTGTTCAATTTAAATAGAGagaaactcaaaatattttctgttgATTTGGAACAATCTGACAAGATACATACATATCTGGTGAGGAATAGATTGATCATCATCTAAAAAGAGGGCAActcaaaaaacattttcttttttactctttAGAAATTTATTCTTGGGTGAGGGAGTTTGAGATTGGATCATCTTTACCCCTTTTTCAGCCAGTTGATGAAGTTGTTGAAGTTCCTATAGGAGTTTCCACCTTCTTCCGTAACACTCCTCACCATTTCCTTTAGCTCTAAAGACCTTGCTCTTATACTTTCATCACTAAGTAATTCCTCTACCTTCTTTCTAAATTCTCCCCGCAATATCCTTCCATCTTGATCTGGTTTAAGCTCAAGGCCAACCTTCCACACATCACAAATGTAGTTCATGTCAAGGACTTGGTCAGCAAAGTAAGGCCAGCACAAGAAAGGAACCCCACCGGTAATACCATCCAAGGTAGAATTCCAACCGCAGTGGCTGATAAAACAAGCAATGGCAGGGTGGTTTAAAACCTTTGGTTGGGGTGCCCATCTTACAATTTTCCCACGAGTGCCTTCAAATTCGTTTAAGTTTGCATCATTAAGAATATTAGAGCTACCTGGTCGCACGACCAAGAGGAAGGGTCTGTTGGTGAGCTCAAGTCCAAAGGCTATTTCTTTGAATTGGATTGGGTCCAAAATTGTGAAGCTGCCGAAGGCAACATATATAACTGAGCAGGGTGGCTGCTGATCTATAACGAGTTTAGGCAAGAGGTGTCTTCTGGTAAGAATTGCCCCCCTACATTTCGAGTTTGGTCACTTGCCATTATTGGGCCAACTGGGAGGAGCTTTGGAACCAAGGAAAAGGCTGCAGGCTCGAGTTCGTAAGCTGTGTTACAAAGCCACCAATCTGCCAATTTCAAATCTTCTGCGTACCTTAAGACATAATTAAATATACACTTTTGAGTTGCTTGATCAGGGGAACAATTCCATGGAAGATTTTGCGGGTACACAGCAGGTATGCCTGAGTGCAGTTGAATTGCACGTCTTTGCATTGGGGTCCCTGCACGTGTAGTTAACGAAGGAAATCAAAATCAATCTTGCTTAAAATTAATCACacgaagtttttgaaaaaaaaaaaaaaacaaacacagcATGCTAGAACTGAGTGATAAGCTGGGGCATGATTCTAGCTCATTCTGGTTTTTGATATATATGCTTCCCCTACCTCACTTTGGCAAACAAAGTTAACTTGATCTGCTTTTTATTTGCATGTACCGATACGTTTGTTGAAAAGTGCAGAAGCCAAAACTTACCATTACTGTCTATAAAACCATCATCGATCAGGTTGGGGATGCGGGTTATCAAAGCAATACAAGCTGCTGACGCAGGCCAAAGGATAGCTCCTCGAATTCCCATCTTGTTGGCAACTTCCATGGCCCACCCCATATTCAAGTCGGCGATGATACAGGAGATTTTGCCCTCACCATTTGTTGCATTATTAATACCTCGTATGAGCTCCTCAAGCCTTGTAGGCATGGTAGCGAAGACAGATACAAATAACTTTCTGAAATCGTTCCTATCATCCTCAGGACACAACCCATCTGAGATAGACACCAAGTTAATCTTTGAACCCAGGAGGCTATCCTTCCCAGGCGCCATTGCACTCATCATTTGCATGTGGCAGAACTCCGTGCTTACAAATGTGATTTTAGAGCCATGTTTTGCTATTTCATGAGAGAAATTCATAAACGGGTTCACATGGCCCTGTGCTGGATATGGTAGGGCTAGAACATGCTTGTTgctcatcctctctctctctctctctctctctctctctctctctctctctctgtgtctgttGTAAAAGGTAATGGGTCTATGAGCATTCTGGAAAGCCAGCACTGCCTTTCAAGGGAAACAGGCTCTGTATCTATGCATATTTACCAGATAGTCGAagaacattaaaaaagaaaaatcgaggGGGTAATAACACgtagaaaagtaaaaatattggGGGTTACTCCACCGACGATAGATCCCGATTTTTTTTAAGGCTTTGCTACATATAGTCagtgtgcagtcggctgtatggaataaataaataaaaattataaaaatttttttttatattcaggggaacttacataaattataaaaagttataaaaatattttttttttcatataggtctcatattaattttttttttgcagtcGACTGTACGCCGACTGTATCTATcgactgcaaaaaatatttcttttttttttaagatattcaaaaaaaaaagggagagaatTACACG
The genomic region above belongs to Carya illinoinensis cultivar Pawnee chromosome 4, C.illinoinensisPawnee_v1, whole genome shotgun sequence and contains:
- the LOC122306994 gene encoding UDP-glycosyltransferase 83A1-like; translated protein: MSNKHVLALPYPAQGHVNPFMNFSHEIAKHGSKITFVSTEFCHMQMMSAMAPGKDSLLGSKINLVSISDGLCPEDDRNDFRKLFVSVFATMPTRLEELIRGINNATNGEGKISCIIADLNMGWAMEVANKMGIRGAILWPASAACIALITRIPNLIDDGFIDSNGTPMQRRAIQLHSGIPAVYPQNLPWNCSPDQATQKCIFNYVLRYAEDLKLADWWLCNTAYELEPAAFSLVPKLLPVGPIMASDQTRNVGGQFLPEDTSCLNSL